TTCAAATGAATTCTAGAATAAATTTTGCACAACGTTCTTGAACATTTGTAACGTCATCCTCAGAAAATGGTGTTGAGTCTCCAAATATCtggataaattttaaataatattagaaCATTGTATTAACATTAAAGAAGACAATTAACAcacaattgatttcttttgctaaATACCTGATTCCATGAATTAACAATTCCAGCTGATACAATGTTGAACATATGTATCATAACATAGTAAACACACTCATAATTGAAAGATTGTCTTTGACACTATAATTACCATAAGTTACAATAagtaaatagtatatatatatatatatatatatatatatatatatatacaaaaattattaGTAAAAACTTTAagttatttatgaaatttttaactTACTTTGAGAGTAATGTTCCATGTTGGCTTTCTTTGTTTTCTCGAGCCTTTCAACCTATTATATCCATCTATGGCTCTACAAAAATGAAGTATATTCATTAAATTTTTCTTCTAAGACATCATAAATTACATGTAAGGTAAATAAATTATACTTACAAATCAACCGTAAGAACGATGTTTTTATCTGGCTTCAACCCCATCGAACATAGGAAGACTACATTTTGCTTTTTTGGCTCAATAATGAGCAATTGCCAATGATGACTGCATTTCATgagaaacaaaaattaaatatgtcaacttcaattttttataatatgtGTTTCTTAGAGTTATGATTTTTTAGAACCCCAATTATGTTAATAATTATGATGAACCAAATAAAACCCATGTGTTGTGAAATATAAAGATCAAACATTAAGGACTTTCCATTCAAGTTGAGGGACCTAtaacaaaaaatcaaacatgcactTAGTCTATAATTTCTTATCCAAAAGATACATGTTCTTATGTTccatataattaaaatgaaaaaaacttGTACCTAATGAAAAGAAGATTAAGACCGTAACAGAAATAAGCCATAACAACAAGGATGAAAATCTAAGATAACTCTACCCGAGTTTTTGACAATTTTGATTAAACTATCTACCCTATACCTTAAGCAAAGAACATGACCATAATATATGGTTGAAATCTAACTAAGATACAACAACATATATTTAAACATCTTACTTTTTATTCAATCAAGAAATACGAATCTAACACTTAAAAATTATATGAAGATCAGATACACTTACTTGTTGATGTATGGTACAAAAAAGCAGTCTTTGTCATTCTCAAGCAGCTTTTCAATTATGTGAGACTGAGAACTAGCTCGATCGTTTTGTGTTTGAATGAAATTTGGATCAATGAAACCATACATATTACTCTTGTCCAACCGAGTACAAAGGTGTTTTATATACCT
The Vicia villosa cultivar HV-30 ecotype Madison, WI unplaced genomic scaffold, Vvil1.0 ctg.002304F_1_1, whole genome shotgun sequence genome window above contains:
- the LOC131638395 gene encoding uncharacterized protein LOC131638395 translates to MELCMKTQDLRISILRIWVVYIKHLCTRLDKSNMYGFIDPNFIQTQNDRASSQSHIIEKLLENDKDCFFVPYINNHHWQLLIIEPKKQNVVFLCSMGLKPDKNIVLTVDLAIDGYNRLKGSRKQRKPTWNITLKCQRQSFNYECVYYVMIHMFNIVSAGIVNSWNQIFGDSTPFSEDDVTNVQERCAKFILEFI